The Deinococcus puniceus genome segment TCGCAAGTTCCCTGTGACACCATCTCCGGGCGTAAGCCATCGCCCGGAAAAGAGAGCCAAACTATGACCGCACCTTCAACAACACCCGTACCCGATCAGGCCGCCTCCTCTGCCGCCCTGCCCAAAATTCGCCCCGGCAAACCGTATCCACTCGGAGCCACTTGGGACGGCAAAGGCACCAATTTCGCCCTGTACTCCGAAAACGCTACGGCAGTCGAACTGTGTTTGTTTGACGAAGCAGGGAACGAAACCCGGATTCCCGTGACCGAGCAGACGGCCTTCGTATGGCACGGCTACTTGCCCAGCGTGAACCCCGGCCAACGCTACGGCTACCGTGTTCACGGCGAATACGTGCCCGAGGAAGGCCTGCGTTTTAATCCGAACGTGGTGCTGCTCGACCCCTACGCCAAAGCGCTGGACGGCACCGAACGCTTTGCAGAGGGCGTGTTCGGCTATGTTCCGGGCGGCACCGACGACGTGATGCAGACGCAAGAGCAGCGCGGCGCACCGCTGGGCATCGTCGTCGATCCGGGCTTCAACTGGGTAGGCGACGCCAAGCCCAACGTGCCCTTTCACCAGTCGGTGATTTACGAGGCGCATGTGAAAGGCCTGACTATGACCCACCCCGACGTGCCCGAAGCCCTGCGCGGTACCTATGCAGGCGTCGCCACCGAACCCGTGATTCAGTACCTCAAAGATTTGGGCATCACGGCCATCGAGTTTCTGCCTGTGCATCAGCATTTGGATGACCCCTTCCTCTTGGACAAGGGCCTGACCAACTACTGGGGCTACTCCACCCTCAGCTTCTTCGCGCCTGATGTGCGCTACTCGGCGGCGGCGCAGCGGGGCGACCCAGCCGGGGCCGTGCCCGAATTCAAGAACATGGTGCGGGCCTTGCACGCCGCCGGAATAGAAGTGATTCTGGACGTGGTGTACAACCACACCGCCGAGGGCAACCACATGGGGCCGACGCTGAGTTTCAAGGGGATCGACAACCCCACCTATTACCGTCTGGTGGCCGAGAATCCGCGCTTCTACTTCGATTACACCGGCACGGGCAACAGCCTGAACGTGCGCCACCCCCAAACCTTGCAACTGATCATGGACAGCCTGCGCTATTGGGTCACCGACATGCACGTGGACGGCTTCCGCTTCGACCTCGCCAGTACGCTGGCACGCGGCCTGCACGAAGTCGATCAGCTCTCCGGTTTTTTTACCATCATCCACCAAGACCCGATCATCGGTCAGGTCAAACTGATTGCCGAGCCTTGGGATGTGGGCGAGGGCGGCTATCAGGTGGGCAACTTCCCAGTCAACTGGGCCGAGTGGAACGGCATTTACCGCGACGATATGCGGGCTTTCTGGCAGGGCGAGGGCGGACTGGCCCGCGATATCGGCTACCGCCTGACCGGAAGCAGCGACCTGTACCAGAACGACGGGCGCAAGCCCTATGCCAGCATCAACTTCGTGACCGCCCACGACGGTTTTACCCTGCGCGACACGGTGACCTATAACCAGAAGCACAACGATGCCAACGGTGAAGGCAACCAAGACGGCCACAACGACAACAAGAGCTGGAATTGCGGCGTAGAGGGCGAAACCGACGATGAGGTGGTGAACACCCTGCGCCGCCAGCAACAGCGCAACTTGCTCGCCACCCTGCTGCTCTGTCAGGGCACGCCCATGATTCTGGGCGGCGACGAACTCGGGCGCACGCAAGGCGGCAACAACAACGCCTACTGCCAAGACAACGAAATCAGTTGGTACGACTGGGCCAACATCGACGAAGAACTCTTGGCCTTTACGCGCAAACTGATCGCGCTCCGCAAGGCGCACCCGGCCCTGCACCGCCGCAAGTTTTTCAGCGGACGCACCATTCGCGGCGAAGACGTGAGCGACATCGTGTGGCTGCGCTTCGACGGCCAGCAGATGAGCGACGAAGACTGGTACAACCCCCAGACCCAATCGCTGGGCATGTTCCTCGACGGCGACGGGCTGGACGATGTAGACGCCGAAGGCAACCCCCTGCGCGACGACGATTTGCTGCTGCTGCTGTCGGGCACCTACATCGACTTGCCCTTCAAGCTGCCTGAATTGGACAGTTGCGGCCAGTGGGAATTGATGCTGGACACCACCGACGACCATGCGGCGGAAACCGTGAAGGCAGGGGAGGAAACGACCCTCAAGGGCCGCAGTGTGAAGCTCTACCGTTGTCAACGCGCTTAACGCTAAGCCAAATAGGGACAGGCCGCCGGGTGTGGGCCTGTCCCTATTTTTGCTGTGTTTCCGGGAACATCGGTTTGGCTGTGGTCAAGCTGCTCGCCTAAATCTCAAAAGCGGCAAGCCGACTTTACCTTGTTCTCACTGTTGTCAGGCGCTTGGTTCCTACGCTAGTTCGTCGCCCGCTCACGCCGGGTCTTTTCGGTTGGATCAATTCGGTTGGCGTGAGGCGGGCTTGCTCTAGCCCAAGGAGATCCACCATGACCATCACTGATCCTATCCACCCCGATTCAGCCACCAATTCTGACTCGAATCTGAACGCACCCATGAACGGCCAACTGCCCGAAACCGCCGCCCACGCTTCCCGGCTCGGCGCACACCCTCTTCCCGGCGGCGGCACACGCTTCCGGGTCTGGACGACCACGGCCAAACAAGTGGAAGTGCGCGTAGACGGCCAAATCTACCCGATGCAGGCGCTGGACGGCCAGTATTTCGAAACCGAATTGCCTGTCGGTGTCGGCTCCCGCTACA includes the following:
- the glgX gene encoding glycogen debranching protein GlgX, which codes for MTAPSTTPVPDQAASSAALPKIRPGKPYPLGATWDGKGTNFALYSENATAVELCLFDEAGNETRIPVTEQTAFVWHGYLPSVNPGQRYGYRVHGEYVPEEGLRFNPNVVLLDPYAKALDGTERFAEGVFGYVPGGTDDVMQTQEQRGAPLGIVVDPGFNWVGDAKPNVPFHQSVIYEAHVKGLTMTHPDVPEALRGTYAGVATEPVIQYLKDLGITAIEFLPVHQHLDDPFLLDKGLTNYWGYSTLSFFAPDVRYSAAAQRGDPAGAVPEFKNMVRALHAAGIEVILDVVYNHTAEGNHMGPTLSFKGIDNPTYYRLVAENPRFYFDYTGTGNSLNVRHPQTLQLIMDSLRYWVTDMHVDGFRFDLASTLARGLHEVDQLSGFFTIIHQDPIIGQVKLIAEPWDVGEGGYQVGNFPVNWAEWNGIYRDDMRAFWQGEGGLARDIGYRLTGSSDLYQNDGRKPYASINFVTAHDGFTLRDTVTYNQKHNDANGEGNQDGHNDNKSWNCGVEGETDDEVVNTLRRQQQRNLLATLLLCQGTPMILGGDELGRTQGGNNNAYCQDNEISWYDWANIDEELLAFTRKLIALRKAHPALHRRKFFSGRTIRGEDVSDIVWLRFDGQQMSDEDWYNPQTQSLGMFLDGDGLDDVDAEGNPLRDDDLLLLLSGTYIDLPFKLPELDSCGQWELMLDTTDDHAAETVKAGEETTLKGRSVKLYRCQRA